In one Nocardia tengchongensis genomic region, the following are encoded:
- a CDS encoding DNA/RNA non-specific endonuclease: MLKEATYTGPTMFDIGNNAPPDQAEGQPWVVQDPNLGKITNTIVAGTGGQTVDSTIEKPNGETVTLRRVADGTGGYTMWMNAGGVMSVSYSPGTHGAAPGQMLQYTMAEGDDPSSPSIISNLLDGGQTTVNLDARTGTTWGTQYLDNGEQEVSILSQDQVQKIFRTYHDEMRNPYTDQVGELRPDKTGWYLGTDGLRRDFNPDHSIDVSGMDSTRTTARLHYTPSGQVSGTLANDVEARTITITPNDTGSIHVTQDFRGKTLHVTRYDLKGNPLRDWALGSDGKWLDYTRNADGSTTFNQLDGTRLQVKDIWRYTVWSPDGSHKDYDTSPKIDTRSLTQKLWAAGDNAWDAAFEKGRGLVIGLGAMSGFNSQYNDFAKFMGWNSRLDTQKIPFTNQDMKLGPLVGLTYGIATGILKGTFDTLSADFKTAISTAEATGDWMRGKVSFSDAALRVWQEAAFDSINARSQFFLMTDLRGATEHPSQTFGELAFGGATLLLPTKGIGRGIGAASRAGISGAAKATELADSAVHAFRSSSIAASTVLGKYGKQFVEAARLATQSASLTGATAARLIAQTLERFRANGSQLPNGLPPRDNMAEPEGGKGLVDGNRVPVRARSAESEPNGSRDIRATWEVMQIGRFARRITSMPEWALAGGPLRNSGKILQAPTTMFTAVRASGTRMFQRSGMQLPTYRAPSSINGSARPLSRSEYRTLVSPYDAANKRTSPRLVPGAKYEHSVGNRKTTILTNLDGTPGYIETNWTVVKMPDGSLLYNELLEFAAPNTVYRVNGNFWLRFDEYARVVEAYSPDLKILPANTRLRDTDMQDLFNNRKDIISGPGTDAGHLFRDQWGSPANLIFYTPQRSAINRFGGSYFKLENKISTLIRRASRQTPPGRVEYSTLVEYGSPTPVPGYRAVGDEFTPYAYNVGYKKSTEVRWREARIVNR, from the coding sequence GTGCTGAAGGAGGCCACCTACACGGGGCCGACGATGTTCGACATCGGCAACAACGCGCCGCCAGATCAGGCAGAAGGCCAGCCGTGGGTGGTGCAGGATCCGAACCTCGGCAAGATCACCAACACGATCGTGGCCGGTACCGGTGGTCAGACTGTCGATTCGACCATCGAAAAGCCAAACGGCGAGACCGTCACCTTGCGTCGAGTAGCTGATGGTACGGGCGGCTACACGATGTGGATGAACGCCGGCGGCGTCATGTCGGTCTCGTACTCGCCTGGAACCCACGGCGCCGCACCGGGACAAATGCTCCAGTACACGATGGCCGAGGGTGACGACCCCTCGAGTCCGTCGATCATCTCAAACCTGTTGGACGGTGGACAGACCACGGTCAATCTCGATGCGCGCACCGGGACTACGTGGGGCACACAGTATCTGGACAACGGCGAGCAGGAAGTCTCCATCCTGAGCCAAGACCAGGTCCAAAAGATCTTCCGCACCTACCACGACGAGATGCGCAATCCCTATACCGATCAGGTGGGGGAGCTCCGCCCGGACAAGACCGGCTGGTACCTGGGCACCGATGGCCTGAGACGCGACTTCAACCCCGATCACAGCATCGACGTCTCCGGAATGGACAGCACCCGCACGACGGCCCGCCTGCATTACACGCCTTCAGGGCAGGTCAGCGGCACGCTCGCGAACGACGTCGAGGCGCGGACGATCACCATCACGCCGAACGACACCGGTTCGATCCATGTAACCCAGGACTTCCGAGGAAAAACCCTTCATGTCACCCGATACGACCTGAAGGGCAATCCACTCAGAGACTGGGCCCTTGGCTCGGACGGAAAGTGGCTCGACTACACCCGCAACGCGGATGGATCCACAACCTTCAACCAGCTCGACGGTACGAGGCTCCAGGTCAAGGACATCTGGCGCTACACAGTCTGGAGCCCGGACGGATCGCACAAAGACTACGACACCTCACCCAAGATAGACACGAGAAGCCTCACCCAGAAGCTATGGGCCGCAGGCGATAACGCATGGGATGCGGCCTTCGAGAAGGGCCGCGGCCTAGTTATCGGCCTCGGAGCCATGTCAGGCTTCAACAGCCAGTACAACGACTTCGCGAAGTTCATGGGCTGGAATTCCAGGCTCGATACTCAAAAGATCCCTTTCACCAACCAAGATATGAAGCTCGGCCCGCTGGTAGGCCTCACCTATGGCATCGCAACGGGAATTCTCAAAGGTACTTTCGACACGCTGTCCGCAGATTTTAAAACCGCAATTTCAACTGCCGAAGCAACCGGCGATTGGATGCGTGGAAAGGTCAGCTTCAGCGATGCCGCTCTGCGCGTGTGGCAAGAAGCAGCATTCGACAGTATAAACGCCCGATCTCAGTTCTTCTTGATGACCGACCTCCGCGGCGCAACCGAGCATCCATCACAGACATTCGGCGAGCTGGCCTTCGGCGGTGCCACCCTGCTCCTCCCCACAAAGGGAATCGGCCGTGGCATAGGCGCAGCGTCGCGGGCAGGAATCTCAGGGGCGGCGAAGGCTACGGAACTTGCTGATTCGGCAGTCCATGCGTTCAGAAGCTCATCCATTGCCGCTTCCACGGTATTGGGCAAATATGGCAAACAATTCGTTGAGGCAGCTCGTTTGGCTACTCAATCAGCGAGCCTAACCGGTGCGACTGCTGCCCGACTGATAGCCCAAACGCTGGAGCGATTCCGGGCAAACGGATCCCAGCTTCCGAATGGTCTGCCGCCTCGCGACAATATGGCCGAGCCTGAAGGTGGTAAGGGTCTTGTCGATGGCAATAGGGTACCTGTGCGAGCGCGGAGCGCAGAATCTGAACCCAACGGCTCCCGAGATATCAGGGCGACATGGGAAGTAATGCAGATCGGTAGATTTGCACGACGAATTACCTCAATGCCAGAGTGGGCTTTGGCTGGCGGTCCCTTGAGAAATTCTGGGAAGATTCTTCAAGCTCCTACAACGATGTTCACGGCCGTCAGGGCTAGTGGAACTCGTATGTTCCAGCGGTCCGGAATGCAATTGCCCACCTACCGTGCGCCAAGTTCGATAAATGGTTCGGCCAGGCCGCTGAGTCGTTCCGAATACCGGACGCTTGTAAGTCCCTATGATGCCGCAAATAAACGAACCTCGCCGAGGCTGGTTCCAGGGGCGAAGTACGAGCACAGCGTTGGCAATCGGAAGACGACGATTCTGACTAACTTGGATGGAACGCCAGGGTATATAGAGACAAATTGGACTGTCGTCAAGATGCCGGATGGCAGTTTGCTCTATAACGAACTACTAGAGTTTGCTGCGCCAAACACGGTATACAGAGTCAATGGTAACTTCTGGCTGCGTTTCGATGAATATGCGCGGGTAGTCGAGGCATATAGCCCTGACCTCAAGATTCTCCCGGCGAACACACGCCTCCGGGACACTGATATGCAGGATCTTTTCAATAATAGAAAGGATATAATTTCTGGTCCTGGTACAGATGCTGGCCACCTATTCAGGGATCAGTGGGGCTCGCCGGCCAATCTAATATTCTATACGCCGCAGCGATCGGCGATCAATCGCTTCGGTGGGTCCTATTTTAAGCTAGAGAATAAGATATCGACTCTTATCAGGCGCGCTTCAAGGCAGACTCCGCCAGGTCGTGTTGAATATAGCACTCTGGTTGAATATGGCAGTCCGACACCGGTTCCGGGCTACCGAGCGGTCGGAGATGAGTTCACCCCTTATGCTTACAATGTAGGATACAAGAAAAGTACTGAGGTCAGGTGGAGAGAGGCTAGAATTGTCAACCGATAA